One region of Gorilla gorilla gorilla isolate KB3781 chromosome 15, NHGRI_mGorGor1-v2.1_pri, whole genome shotgun sequence genomic DNA includes:
- the JKAMP gene encoding JNK1/MAPK8-associated membrane protein isoform X5 has protein sequence MAMLPLVLHWFFIEWYSGKKSSSALFQHITALFECSMAAIITLLVSDPVGVLYIRSCRVLMLSDWYTMLYNPSPDYVTTVHCTHEAVYPLYTIVFIYYAFCLVLMMLLRPLLVKKIACGLGKSDRFKSIYAALYFFPILTVLQAVGGGLLYYAFPYIILVLSLVTLAVYMSASEIENCYDLLVRKKRLIVLFSHWLLHAYGIISISRVDKLEQDLPLLALVPTPALFYLFTAKFTEPSRILSEGANGH, from the exons TTCCAGCGCACTTTTCCAACACATCACTGCATTATTTGAATGCAGCATGGCAGCTATTATCACTTTACTTGTGAGTGATCCAGTTGGTGTTCTTTATATTCGTTCATGTCGAGTATTGATGCTTTCTGACTGGTACACGATGCTTTACAACCCAAGTCCAGATTACGTTACCACAGTGCACTGTACTCATGAAGCCGTCTACCCACT atatacCATTGTATTTATCTATTATGCATTCTGCTTGGTATTAATGATGCTGCTCCGACCTCTTCTGGTGAAGAAGATTGCATGTGGGTTAGGGAAATCTGATCgatttaaaagtatttatgcTGCACTTTACTTCTTCCCAATTTTAACCGTGCTTCAGGCAGTTGGTGGAGGCCTTTTAT ATTACGCCTTCCCATACATTATATTAGTGTTATCTTTGGTTACTCTGGCTGTTTACATGTCTGCTTCTGAAATAGAG AACTGCTATGATCTTCTGGTCAGAAAGAAAAGACTTATTGTTCTCTTCAGCCACTGGTTACTTCATGCCTATGGAATAATCTCCATTTCCAGAGTGGATAAACTTGAGCAAGATTTGCCCCTTTTGGCTTTGGTGCCTACACCAGCCCTTTTTTACTTGTTCACTGCAAAATTTACCGAACCTTCACGGATACTCTCAGAAGGAGCCAATGGACACTGA